The genomic region attatattttttttctagctcTCTATGTATAAAGTCCATGtaaacagcatttattttcctttcttgttgATTGTGGACCTGAAATAATGTTACAATCCTAAGGAATGCCAAGTAAATGTTTCCCTTTGTCAAGCTATGCTGAACAAATGAGCTGCATTTAATGTTTGATACTGTTTGTAAGTGGAAATATTTACCCTGCTAAGACAGAACCTATGGCTCTGCTCTATATCTCTGTGAGCATCATTCAAGCTAGAGGGATGCCAGCAAGAGTGACAGATCAGGTAAAGTACtcaggctgggacagcagatGTGCAGAAAACCTTTCAGAAAATGACTTTAAGGATGAGCCCCTTACCTGCTCCACCTCCATGGTAGgtacatttttattactttgtaTGAAGCACCCTGGTAGAGCCAATTCACACAGATCAGGACAGACGATAAATGAAAATCTATTCAGGCTCATAAGGTTGATGCATCAACTGATTTATTCTTACAGGCAGTTTAACAGAATCCTGGAGAAACATTCTCTGCAGAAGAAAGTTATGTTACACCCCCTCAATTTACTTAAACATCATTCTCACAAGTGTGAGAGGTTGCAAAGCAGTCAGCACAGTAAAAAgctccaaaaaaaccccatacctAATCTTTAGATTGAGTAAATTACATAAAGATGAGAAactaaaacaatttaaaaactgtaattACCCTTCTGTAATGAATCACAAGTTTAATTCAAGCAACAGTCATCCCCAAtgataaatgtttttatttactgcAATGAGCAGCTACAGCATAAATAGAGGGAAAATTCTacagagttgggtttttttctcccacatCTATCGCTGCTTCTACAGTAGTGGCAGAAAATTGGCACAAAATTTGGATGTATTACATATgaaaaaatggagaattttctgcttttcatgctTGAACTGTACTTGTGAAACCCAATTAATTACCAGGAAAAATCAGcaacataatattttttcctctgtggttCTTAATATATCTCATTTCTGACTTTCATAATTCACATAATTCTGACAGTATTTTCACCTACTCATCCATTGAAGCAGTCATCTCAAGCAgatttggaaaacaaagaaaattccCTCCAAAATCCACTCGGGCCCCCCGATTCTAAAGAAAGCTCTAAATCACAGAAATCCACACATTGTGGGTAAAACTGAATGATCCCCCAACAAAAAAGCACATTCCCATATCCTAGGAGGGAACAAAAGTGTGTTTACAtgatgttggcatttttatTAATCAAAATTTAAACACTCGATTTCAACTTTCAGTATTCAAAAccatcaggaagaaaaaaaaatcatacataACCAAAAacagtgttttttttcccaaaaaaagaaacctcCCACTCAGATCCCTCCATTACTGACCACTGCATAAGGAATGGTTCCCTGCCCATAGCacaggggttggaactggatgttTTTAAGGTCCCCCTcgacccaaaccattctgtcatGCTATGAATCTCTCCCTTTAAAATTCCCAGGTGACTCCTATTCTCCTTCACAACTCTGTTCTTCCAGCTACCTTCTCACATCAGCTGGGCACTTAAAAGGCTCCAGAAGTCAAAGATCAtcttcaaaactgaaaatatgtttccaatattttcaatttttttctcatttccagaaTACATCTCTCATTTGGAAAATCGattataaataaaacttttccaTCTTCCCACAGAGTAAACTAAGAAAGTACCATTTTGTCTAATTACAGACTGTATTAGCTATAGGTTACCTATGTCTTCCTTAAACACATCTGGAATTCAACTTCCAAACTTGGTCCTTGACCATGATGAAGAACTGACGTTTTTTACTAAGGCACAGATATCCTAATTTCTCTTGTTAACAATATGTCTTGGCAAGAATTGTCTTCCTTCTGGCTGGTGCACAGAAGTTACAAACACCTAATACAGACAAGGAGGCATTCCTCCAACAGGCAGCTGTTGAGAACAACTTTTTCAGGTGTATGAACAGAGATTGCTTCTGCAGTGACGAGGTAGGAAGAGCACTTTCAAAACTGTACTCAAgtttcctcttttaaaaaacacccaaacatgATATTATCCAAAGAACTTGCAATACGATAACTAGATCTTCTGTAATTTAACTTTCACTCTATTATGAATGGAAGCGAATTTTAGATGAGATTTCAGccttctttaagaaaaaatgtcctaattaaatttaattaaatcagTCATCAAATTTCCTTAAATATTAGATATGACAGCTACAACACCAGAGTATCCTTACATGGCTTATTCCACTCTTTGGAAGAGGTGCACCCCCGAAGAACAGCTTATTATGGGGCATGGCAGATATAAATTCAGCTACCCTGTGAGGTACATCTGCTGTGTGTCTCTCTCTGGTCCTTTAGAGATGGTCAATACAACCAGAAACACAGGATTTCAAAACCCATTTCAAAACTTGCAAAATGAAATTAGTAGAGGAGAATGGagaatttcagttaaaaatgcTGCATCACTTTGTCTTATTAGGAAAGTccaacagcactgcaggcactgTTTAGTAAGTGTTTTTGTAAGCAAGACTAATAGCTGTACACAAAATCTGCACAACTGGTTAGGAAAAAACCccctttttcttaaataaatctCCCTCATCCTTGCATACTGTATCCTGATGCTTATGTATCAAGTTCAGAATGTAAACACACGCAGAATGACTGGTACTTGCCTAGAACCAACTGTTCGCCACTTTTGTTAACATTTTTGTTCCAAACTTCAGCTCCAGTGCCAGCACTTCCTATTCATTAAAACTGTGTCCACATAAGATTGATAGAGCATACTGCAGAAACTCTGAGAAAGAACTCTTCAAGAACTGACAATTAATTGCTATCATAATCTATTTTATGGAGAACCTAATTGATTTTGATTCTTCCTTTCAGTCTTTCAGACAGGGGAAGGGGACTGTCTGCCCACGCAGAAGTCAGAACAGCACTTTTCTCTTGCTGTGTGGGATCAGAACCCAGTCTTTCAATTGGTCTCTCTGGACTTTGGGAACAATTAACTTCCTCTACAGAGGATGGTTTTGGAGCTGCTTGCACTGAGAAACTGTTGGCAGCTTTCTTTAAATTGGTCATTTTAATCTTCCCCTTAATTGTAAGGGCTGAGTCACTGTTTGTCCTTTTGCTAGTAACAATGCTGccctttttctttgtaaaacatTTCTTGAACTGGCCAGGGTTCAGCTGCCTTTTCTGCTGCTCATAAACCAGGATTTTATCCACATGCCCATCATCACTGTCTTCGCTGGAAGAGCATCTGTTCTGACAGACACTCTTCTTAGAAGAAACTTTCCAAGTAGTTTCAATACAAGCTTCTTTAATGTGACAGCCAGTTGCATCTGCTGCCTTTTGAGATGCTGGAAGCATTTCACACCCAGGATGAAGTGTCTCTGTTGTTTTCCCACTGCAGGTTAGAGATGCTGAACCACTTCTAGAAGGGTCTTTGTGCACCATTTCAGCCAGGATGTCAGCTTTTTTGTATGCATCTTGATAGATATGTAGGCTGGATTTACTAGCAGAGTTTTCTGatagaacatttttattttcctgcactGGGTTATTTAACTGACATGAGGAAGAGACATGATTTCTATCAGGATTCAATGTTTCTTTTGGTTGTTTAAAACAATTCAAAGACTCCAGTAGCACTGCATCTTCAGGCAAAGGCTGTGATGGAATGGGAGCCTTCTTAAGTATTCTCTCACTTAAAGACCACTCCTGAATTTGTCCCACAGCATAATTTGTGAACAAATCATCTTCACTCTCAGAATGTATATCAGACTGTGTAAcatcagaatattctgagctaTTTCTTACTGTTTCATGACTTAGTGGATGTGAGTATTTTATGCATGTGGTTAAGTCAGCTGCTGGATCATGGTCATCACCTCCATGGGCTGGTGTCGTGCTGAAGGAGGTTCCTTTCCCATCAGTACTGCTCAGTTGCAGACCAGGTACAAAGGAAGAGGATGACATCCCTGAATACTTAGTGCACTGTGAGGGCACAGATGagtcagcaggagcagctgctgatgtTGACACATGAACTGATGTTATGCAGGAAGCTGAAGGTAATGCTACATCTTTTGATCCATTACTTCTCTGCTGTGTCTGATCTTCTGGGAGAGATTTTGTATCTGACATGGAGTGTTGCACAGGAAGAATTCTGTGTGTAggctttaaattaatttgagaCAGAAGACTGGTAATTTCATCATAAGAATTTGgtaattccttttcttctgatctgtctttcttttctgaaaagaaaaataataaaaagtgcACTTTGAATGGTATATAAATCACAGTTCATATTTCTTAGTGCAAAAGTACAGAATAGTAAGATTAAAGCACAGTCCTCTCATCTTGCTTTGGCATTATATTGTTCAAGAGtggaagaaatgttttttgCATTCTGGCAAGACATATAGATTCATATGAAATAAGCTTCTGGActtacttttctgtttcttctgaagCATGTCTGACTTTTCCACTTGATAGAGGGCAACAACATCAGGATAAGCAGCCTGAAACAAAGACTCTTCTTCTACCGTGACTACAAACAACTCCACAGGCTCATCTTCTGGATCAACATaatgttctgaaaaaataatgaatttactTTTGATATGAATATACATGTCAGACTAGGGAatgaaaaaccaaacagcaaagACTTGAATAAAAAGAAGGTACATAAAAAATCAATAGTATGATATTTGAGATTTATCTACAAGTGAGGTCTTTCTCTTCCTGCCAGTCTCCTGGCACAAATGGACACATTACAGGGAGGAgtctggcagcacagaaaattttCTAGCTAGTAAACAGTGACAGCTTCGGATACATAGTGAAATAAGGTATGAAATACACAGTTTAGGTCTTATTTACAGGTACTAGAAAAAGTAGCTGAAGACTGAGTCCCTTGCTTTCTAGGTAAATTTGTTGTCTTTAAagcattgctttttctttcagggTATGTGAAATTTGATGCACATTTCCTGTTATTTCCATGGAACAGTTTCTAATCTTGCCCACATTCCATTGCCTTAGAGTGTTGCCAAACTCTTGTCCTCTATAAagcttgattttatttttttctatgaacTGTTTTGTTCCATAATGTACATAGAAACCAGACCCACCTGGTTTTTGCCATTCAATTTCAAAACAAGGAATTCCATTTTTAACACGTGTTTTAACAATCCTGTAAGAAGAGGAAGTCCATTAAAAGATTTAAATCTAGACttaaatctaaaaatatttcaatattctAATTTGGatgatttagagaaaaaaaaatcttctcatGAAATTGAAATTACTacatctttaaataaaatacactaCTCTGTATACAGAAAAATCTGGAGTATAGATTTGACcactgaaacatttttatttgacaCTCAGAAGAGCATTcgtacaaaataaaaaaagcttttctgtaaGATACAAACATAATGCAGTCTCCTACCAAACATCAGTTTGGTATCTTCAGCTGACCTGCCTGAAAGGCATGTCctgcttgaccaacctgatctccttctTTGACAGGGTGACCCACTAAggggatgagggaaaggctgtggatgttgtctgcCTAGACTTTAGTAAAACCCTTGATGCCATTTCCCACAGCTTTCTCCTGGGGAAACTGGCTGCTCATGGCTGGGATGGGTCCACTGGGTTAAAAATGGTTTGGATGGTCAAGCCCAGAGAGGGGTGGTGAGTGGAGTTAAATCCAGCTGGACGCCAGTCACCGAtggggctccccagggctcacTACTGGGGCCAGTCCTGTCTAATGTCTTTATCAGTGACCTGGATGAGGGGATCAAGTGCACTCTCAGTCAGTCCACAGACAACACCAAACTGGGCAGGAGTGCTGacctgctggagggcaggaaggctctgcagaggggtcTGGAGACTGATACTGAGGCCAgtggtgtgaggttcaacaaggccaagtcCTGTCCCCTGGGTCATAACAACccctgcagtgctacaggctggggaagagtggctggaaagtggTCAAGAGCAAAAAGATCTGGAGGTGTTGgtcaacagcagctgagcatGAGCCAGAGTGTGTCCAGGTGGCCAtgaaggccagtggcatcctggcctggatcaacacagtggccagcaggaccagggcagtgatcatCCACCTGCagtcagcactggtgaggccaccccTCAAATCCTGTGTCTATTTCTGGGCCTCACCACAAGAAGTGGTACTGGATGTGCTCcagcagagaagggcagtggagctggtgaagggtctggaacacaagtgtgaaaggagcagctcaggaagctgggggtgtttagtcCAGGGAGAACCTCATGGCTCTCTGCAACTGCCTGAAGGAGgttgcagccaggtgggggtcagtctcttctcccaagtaacaagtgataagaaaggaaaggaagcgGCCTCAAGCTGTACCGGGGAGGActagattggatattagaaacaattttttcatggaaagggttgtcaacCATTGGAACAAATTGCCTAGAGAAGTGGTTGAGCCACC from Molothrus ater isolate BHLD 08-10-18 breed brown headed cowbird chromosome 3, BPBGC_Mater_1.1, whole genome shotgun sequence harbors:
- the GEN1 gene encoding flap endonuclease GEN homolog 1; its protein translation is MGVTYLWQILEPVRQPVNISSLRGKTLAVDLSLWVCEAQTVKKMVGVVTKPHLRNLFFRFSFFTSMGIKLVFVMEGEAPRLKAGTMSKRNEMRYGPLKKAGAVRTGRSLFTAMLKECLELLECLGVPWVQAAGEAEAMCAYLNAKGLVDGCITNDGDVFLYGAQTVYRNFAMNAKDPHLDSYTMSSIQEKLGCDRESLIGLAVLLGCDYLPKGVPGVGKEQALKLIETLKGQNLLQRFEQWKEQFQHDDDPPFVVKRVIHCSECHHPGSYKEHEHNGCKFCESVRCCKPSDSKHCCPCAWHQWERVKQANAVEDSIRKKAMSCEGFPFSEVIQEFLINKNKLINIKECRRPNLLSFQLFASEKMEWTKHYACKKLLALLTRYDMIQRKSGNIDSKQLQAIRIVKTRVKNGIPCFEIEWQKPEHYVDPEDEPVELFVVTVEEESLFQAAYPDVVALYQVEKSDMLQKKQKKKKDRSEEKELPNSYDEITSLLSQINLKPTHRILPVQHSMSDTKSLPEDQTQQRSNGSKDVALPSASCITSVHVSTSAAAPADSSVPSQCTKYSGMSSSSFVPGLQLSSTDGKGTSFSTTPAHGGDDHDPAADLTTCIKYSHPLSHETVRNSSEYSDVTQSDIHSESEDDLFTNYAVGQIQEWSLSERILKKAPIPSQPLPEDAVLLESLNCFKQPKETLNPDRNHVSSSCQLNNPVQENKNVLSENSASKSSLHIYQDAYKKADILAEMVHKDPSRSGSASLTCSGKTTETLHPGCEMLPASQKAADATGCHIKEACIETTWKVSSKKSVCQNRCSSSEDSDDGHVDKILVYEQQKRQLNPGQFKKCFTKKKGSIVTSKRTNSDSALTIKGKIKMTNLKKAANSFSVQAAPKPSSVEEVNCSQSPERPIERLGSDPTQQEKSAVLTSAWADSPLPLSERLKGRIKIN